One Rhodoferax sp. GW822-FHT02A01 genomic window, CGAACTCATTGGCATGCAAAAAGGCGGCGTGCCTGGGCGCGCGCTTGGTCACGCTCCATTCTTCCAGCATGGCCCACTTCACCTGATCCATCTGTGCCAGCTTGGCCTGTTCGTCGGGGTCGGGGCAGGACAACTCCAGGCGGTGGCCATTGGGATCAAAGAAGTAGATGCTGTGAAAAATGCCGTGGTCCGTCACACCCAGTACATCGACGCCCTGTTCCTCCAGGTGCGCCTTGAACTGCAGCAGCTCTTCGCGGTCCTTCACCTTGAAGGCAATGTGCTGCACCCAGGCCGGCGTATTGGGGTCACGGCCCATAGGCGGCTGGGTGGGCAGTTCAAAGAATGCCAGCACATTGCCCTGCCCTGCATCC contains:
- a CDS encoding VOC family protein; the protein is MKIERIHHVAYRCKDAKETVLWYQKMLHMDFVLAIAEDLVPSTKAPDPYMHVFLDAGQGNVLAFFELPTQPPMGRDPNTPAWVQHIAFKVKDREELLQFKAHLEEQGVDVLGVTDHGIFHSIYFFDPNGHRLELSCPDPDEQAKLAQMDQVKWAMLEEWSVTKRAPRHAAFLHANEFGAPA